In a single window of the Manis javanica isolate MJ-LG chromosome 16, MJ_LKY, whole genome shotgun sequence genome:
- the LOC140846885 gene encoding anthrax toxin receptor-like isoform X5: MRSCGWGAVALHLAEPLSSHQSRSVNDNWEFTQSFVQDLVNRFKNPKQRMSFITYSTHGRINMKLTSNRKKINNALVELLNVRPSGGINMQHGLEKANEQIERTRAAGAKVPSLIIVLTGEQLLPESFAETQVEAAKSKQLGATLYFVGVQNYQLSQLLEIAGEEDHLFQVDSGYPGLEDIIDPLIARACVQITSVDFSAICNRDTNEVKVIGKGFKNIQKDEVVCQFRLGKETARIEAVSVRDTSITCPGPKLNNQGKAVFIDISLNNGLSFIKTDFDVSRRSCVTSTERTPPALLDAVSPAAQRHTLPHAVPGVIRHIYPDEKSSSPVLSIKTLYWAVPLMVLPFLVLLWCCIRRRCTACIPGSLGKKCLTVIMSCCKKGETTAQTGDSAVPLLTPVVDHPAAHSINPAAIASSSAPAHGARVPNLPR; the protein is encoded by the exons atcacGCAGTGTAAATGACAACTGGGAGTTCACACAGAGCTTTGTGCAGGATTTggtgaacagatttaaaaa CCCCAAACAGCGTATGTCGTTCATTACCTACTCGACACACGGCCGCATCAACATGAAGCTGACCTCGAACAG aaaaaaaataaacaatgcgCTTGTTGAATTGCTCAATGTACGACCTTCCGGAGGCATAAATATGCAGCACGGATTGGAAAAG GCCAATGAGCAGATCGAAAGAACACGAGCTGCAG GAGCGAAGGTACCCAGCCTCATCATCGTGCTGACAGGTGAACAACTGCTGCCAGAATCATTTGCAGAGACACAGGTTGAA gctgcAAAATCCAAGCAGTTGGGGGCAACTCTGTATTTCGTGGGTGTGCAAAATTATCAGCTATCCCAG CTGTTGGAAATTGCTGGTGAAGAGGATCATCTGTTTCAAGTGGACAGTGGATACCCTGGACTGGAAGACATCATTGACCCA CTCATAGCAAGGGCATGTGTGCAGATTACATCTGTGGATTTCTCCGCTATCTGCAACAGAG ATACAAATGAAGTCAAGGTTATtggaaaaggttttaaaaacatacagaagGATGAAGTTGTGTGTCAGTTTCGACTTGGAAAGGAAACGGCAA GAATAGAGGCTGTATCTGTGCGAGACACCTCCATTACATGCCCAGGACCGAAGTTAAATAATCAGGGCAA GGCCGTCTTCATTGATATCAGCCTGAATAATGGCCTCTCCTTTATCAAGACCGATTTCGATGTCAGCAGGAGGAGCTGTGTGACCTCCACG GAGAGGACCCCACCTGCCCTACTGGATGCCGTATCACCAGCTGCCCAACGACATACCCTTCCACATGCTGTGCCGGGTGTCATACGACATATTTACCCGGATGAAAAGTCTTCCAGTCCAGTCCTCAGTATCAAAACTCTCTACTGGGCTGTGCCTCTCATGGTGCTGCCCTTTCTTGTGCTGCTCTGGTGTTGTATCAGGCGACGGTGCACTGCATGT ATTCCGGGGTCACTGGGAAAGAAGTGCCTTACGGTGATTATGTCGTGTTGTAAGAAAGGCGAAACGACAGCGCAG ACAGGTGATTCTGCTGTCCCCCTACTGACGCCCGTCGTGGATCATCCTGCCGCACACAGCATCAACCCAGCTGCCATTGCTTCATCCTCAGCACCTGCTCATGGTGCCAGGGTGCCCAACCTGCCCAGATGA